One Benincasa hispida cultivar B227 chromosome 5, ASM972705v1, whole genome shotgun sequence genomic window carries:
- the LOC120077225 gene encoding uncharacterized protein LOC120077225, producing MSNSIISFLAHEKLAAKNYTTWKILINTKLVVNDLKFVLYEECPQTPGPNTEQNVRKAYDKWRKVNQQARIHILASIPDVLTEMLEPVQTAHEMIESLHELFELIYDTRLKEGTSVQEHIFDMMVHVKFAKMNGVVIEQSLTEKRKAKIVKG from the exons atgtcaaattcaattatttcttTCTTAGCTCATGAAAAGTTGGCTGCTAAAAATTATACAACatggaaaattttaattaatacaaagTTAGTAGTTAATGATTTAAAGTTCGTCTTGtatgaggaatgtcctcaaacCCCTGGCCCAAACACTGAACAAAATGTTCGTAAGGCTTATGACAAGTGGAGGAAGGTTAATCAACAAGCCCGAATCCACATCTTAGCAAGTATACCCGATGTCTTGACTGAGATGCTTGAGCCTGTGCAGACTGCTCATGAGATGATAGAGTCTTTGCATGAGCTATTTGAGCTCATTTACGATACAAGATTGAAAGAGGGAACATCTGTTCAGGAACATATTTTTGATATGATGGTCCATGTGAAATTTGCTAAAATGAATGGAGTTGTCATAGAACAGTCCTTGACTGAAAAGAGGAAGGCAAAAATAG TTAAAGGCTag